From a region of the Streptomyces tirandamycinicus genome:
- a CDS encoding inorganic phosphate transporter yields the protein MDTFALVVTIGVALFFTYTNGFHDSANAIATSVSTRALTPRAALVMAAVMNLAGAFLGSGVAKTVSEGLIATPSGDRGMGILFAALVGAISWNLITWYFGLPSSSSHALFGGMVGAALAGGTEVIWGGVLDKVVIPMFVSPLVGLVAGYLVMCAIMWMFRRANPAKAKRGFRIAQTVSAAGMALGHGLQDAQKTMGIVVMALVIADVEDYGDPIPVWVKVVCAVMLSLGTYAGGWRIMRTLGRKIIELDPPQGFAAETTGASIMFGSAFLFHAPISTTHVITSAIMGVGATKRVNAVRWGVAKNIVMGWFITMPAAALAAALSFWIVNLAFG from the coding sequence GTGGACACCTTTGCGCTGGTCGTGACCATCGGGGTCGCGCTCTTCTTCACGTACACCAACGGCTTCCACGACTCGGCGAACGCGATCGCCACCTCCGTGTCGACGCGTGCCCTGACGCCTCGCGCCGCCCTGGTCATGGCCGCCGTGATGAACCTCGCGGGCGCCTTCCTCGGCAGCGGGGTCGCCAAGACGGTGAGCGAGGGCCTGATCGCGACACCCAGCGGCGACCGGGGCATGGGCATCCTGTTCGCGGCGCTGGTCGGTGCGATCAGCTGGAACCTGATCACCTGGTACTTCGGTCTGCCGTCGTCGTCCTCGCACGCCCTCTTCGGCGGCATGGTGGGGGCGGCGCTGGCCGGCGGCACCGAGGTCATCTGGGGCGGGGTGCTCGACAAGGTCGTCATTCCGATGTTCGTGTCGCCGCTGGTCGGCCTGGTCGCCGGCTACCTCGTGATGTGCGCGATCATGTGGATGTTCCGGCGGGCCAACCCGGCGAAGGCGAAGCGGGGCTTCCGTATAGCGCAGACCGTGTCCGCGGCGGGAATGGCCCTGGGCCACGGCCTCCAGGACGCGCAGAAGACCATGGGAATCGTGGTGATGGCCCTGGTCATCGCCGATGTCGAGGACTACGGCGACCCCATTCCGGTGTGGGTGAAGGTCGTCTGCGCGGTGATGCTGTCGCTCGGCACCTACGCGGGCGGCTGGCGGATCATGCGGACGCTCGGGCGCAAGATCATCGAACTGGACCCGCCGCAGGGGTTCGCGGCGGAGACGACCGGTGCGTCGATCATGTTCGGCTCGGCGTTCCTCTTCCACGCGCCGATCTCCACGACGCATGTGATCACCTCGGCGATCATGGGTGTCGGGGCGACGAAGCGGGTGAACGCGGTGCGCTGGGGTGTCGCGAAGAACATCGTGATGGGCTGGTTCATCACCATGCCGGCCGCGGCGCTCGCCGCGGCGCTGAGCTTCTGGATCGTGAACCTGGCGTTCGGCTAG
- a CDS encoding DUF47 domain-containing protein produces the protein MRFRLTPRETSFYDMFAASADNIVTGSKLLMELLGADGPARAEIAERMRAAEHAGDDATHAIFHQLNSSFITPFDREDIYSLASSLDDIMDFMEEAVDLVVLYNIEELPKGVEQQIEVLARAAELTAEAMPHLRTMDNLTEYWIEVNRLENQADQIHRKLLAHLFNGKYDAIEVLKLKQIVDVLEEAADAFEHVANTVETIAVKES, from the coding sequence GTGCGATTTCGTCTGACCCCCAGGGAGACGAGCTTCTACGACATGTTCGCCGCGTCCGCGGACAACATCGTGACGGGCTCCAAACTCCTGATGGAACTGCTCGGCGCGGACGGTCCCGCCCGGGCCGAGATCGCGGAGCGGATGCGCGCCGCGGAGCACGCCGGGGACGACGCCACCCACGCGATCTTCCATCAGCTGAACTCCTCGTTCATCACGCCCTTCGACCGTGAGGACATCTACTCCCTCGCGTCGTCGCTGGACGACATCATGGACTTCATGGAGGAGGCCGTCGACCTGGTCGTCCTCTACAACATCGAGGAGCTGCCGAAGGGCGTCGAGCAGCAGATCGAGGTGCTGGCACGGGCCGCGGAGCTGACCGCGGAGGCCATGCCGCACCTGCGGACGATGGACAACCTCACCGAGTACTGGATCGAGGTGAACCGCCTGGAGAACCAGGCGGACCAGATTCACCGCAAGCTGCTCGCGCACCTCTTCAACGGCAAGTACGACGCCATCGAGGTGCTCAAGCTCAAGCAGATCGTCGACGTGCTCGAGGAGGCCGCGGACGCGTTCGAGCACGTGGCCAACACGGTGGAGACCATCGCGGTCAAGGAGTCCTGA
- a CDS encoding metal-sensitive transcriptional regulator: MTTTETAGGLPVTAQQEAGHDQGVHGYHKQKDEHLKRLRRIEGQIRGLQRMVGEDTYCIDILTQVSASTKALQSFALQLLEEHLRHCVADAALKGGDEIDTKVEEATRAIARMLRT; this comes from the coding sequence ATGACGACCACGGAGACGGCCGGCGGACTTCCGGTCACGGCCCAGCAGGAAGCGGGCCACGACCAGGGCGTCCACGGCTACCACAAGCAGAAGGACGAGCACCTCAAGCGGCTGCGCCGGATCGAGGGCCAGATCCGCGGGCTGCAGCGCATGGTCGGCGAGGACACGTACTGCATCGACATCCTCACCCAGGTCTCCGCCTCCACGAAGGCGCTGCAGTCCTTCGCGCTGCAGCTGCTGGAGGAGCACCTGCGCCACTGCGTCGCCGACGCCGCGCTCAAGGGCGGCGACGAGATCGACACGAAGGTCGAGGAGGCCACCAGGGCGATCGCCCGGATGCTGCGGACCTGA
- a CDS encoding phosphatase PAP2 family protein, producing the protein MAGLALDGVNPDVGLLYDINGLARSAPAWFDRVMGFVGEYGIMLALVLVALWCWWSVRRSGTPGDSVAAVAALVWAPLAAGIALLINVPIRGFVERPRPFLDHQGLEVLVAGKTDFSFVSDHSTMAMAIGVGVFVAHRRFGFAAIGLALAEGFCRVYMGVHYPTDVIGGFALGTAVVLLLAPLAQALLTPLVSAVSRSGVAGRLVRSRRAATPEQQHEFLDIPEPGVRPGRNDLAA; encoded by the coding sequence ATGGCTGGACTCGCACTCGACGGCGTGAATCCGGATGTCGGTCTGCTCTACGACATCAACGGGCTGGCCCGGTCGGCTCCGGCGTGGTTCGACCGCGTCATGGGGTTCGTCGGCGAGTACGGAATCATGCTCGCGCTCGTCCTCGTGGCGCTGTGGTGCTGGTGGAGCGTGCGCCGGAGCGGCACCCCCGGGGATTCGGTCGCCGCGGTCGCCGCGCTGGTCTGGGCGCCGCTGGCGGCCGGCATCGCGCTGCTGATCAATGTGCCGATCCGCGGTTTCGTGGAACGGCCGAGACCCTTCCTCGACCACCAGGGCCTGGAGGTCCTGGTCGCCGGCAAGACCGATTTCTCGTTCGTCAGCGACCACTCGACGATGGCGATGGCCATCGGCGTCGGGGTGTTCGTCGCCCACCGCCGCTTCGGGTTCGCGGCGATCGGGCTTGCGCTCGCCGAGGGCTTCTGCCGGGTCTACATGGGCGTCCACTACCCGACCGACGTCATCGGCGGATTCGCGCTCGGCACCGCGGTGGTGCTTCTCCTCGCCCCCCTCGCGCAGGCCCTGCTCACCCCGCTGGTGTCGGCGGTGTCCCGCTCGGGGGTCGCGGGCCGGCTCGTACGGTCGCGGCGGGCGGCGACGCCCGAGCAGCAGCACGAGTTCCTCGACATACCCGAACCCGGTGTGCGGCCCGGGCGCAACGACCTGGCGGCCTGA